GGTTCACCGCTTTCCAGCTGGGTTACGGTGCCAGACAATTGGTGCTGTGACATAGCCGGGTATGCCAACAAAATGAAAACGATAAATAAACTACAGACCTTTAATTTCATCATTAAATGGGTATAACCAGGTTCGGTGTTTAAAAGATTGATTGATTTCTGTGAGGTCTACATCGTCTCTTACATAGGGTTGACTACCCCTGCCATTAAGGGCAACATAACTTTCTACGTAAATCCCGGGGTCTTCTATGCCTTTGGATTGATAGTGTTTTTCAAGATGGTGCGCATATTCAAGTATAAAATCAGGCTGTGTAGACATCTGTTTTTCCTGAAATGGAGTTAAAAACTCATTGTTGTCAACATAGAAACTTTGTCCATTCCCGCGGTCCTCAACTCTAAAGTTTGCATAACCTGTTTTCTCCATCAGCATTACTCTCCAGGAAAAACGGTAGCCTTGTTCTGTCCAGAAAAGTTCGCCTGGGTAGAGTAAATAGCGAAAGGGAACCAGAAGCTGCACCAAAAAGAAAATGCTAATGATTGTTACAGTACCTTTCTTAAGCCACGGTTTTGAAAATGAATACGACCTCGAATTATCGAAATAAGACTTACTGATACTGAACCAATTCGAAACTATGCGAAGGATTCTATGGTGCAAGTTTGCATCAAAGAAGATAAGTGCACTCACAATCATAATGTATGGAAACATACCGATGGGAAAGAGTACTCTTGTGAGTACGTGGAAAATTACTACCAGGCCGAATGCAATCAGACGGGTTCGTTTCATCAGAAGTAAAAAGGGTATCGTCAGATCGTAAATTGCTCCTGCCCAGGAAAATGCATAGTGCGTCCAGGATTGCTGGAAAAGATCGCCAAGAAGAGGAAGAGAGTATTTCGAGGGCAGCCATATTTCCAATGGCATTGCGCGCAACAGCCAATCAGAATTGAGCTTTGCAAGACCCGCATAGAAATATACGATCCCCAATAGCAGTTTGATGGAATCTATGGACCAGGATGGAACACGACTTGCACGCAGAGCTTCGTTTCTGCGGGCATCAATAGAGTAGTAGGCATGGGCCGGCAGAAATATCATCAAAAAACTTAGAATGCTGATGAAATAGTAGTGATTTAGATACGTGGTTTTATCCATGAGCTCGATATAGGTAAAGCTCAGGAAAAACGTAATAATTGCTACCCTGTAGTGATATCCCAGCGAGACAAAGATTGCGGAGGCACCGCAAATAATAAAGATTAAGTAGGTCCATTCACCAAGTGGCTGTACCCATTCGAATCCGTAGTAACTGAAAAAGAATTCAGGTTCGATGTAGAGTTTATGAATCCATCCATTGGCTGCAAAACGAATAATACTAATGAGCATTAGCAGGCCGAAGAATATTCGAAATACAGCCAGTGGTGCAGCGTCTGTTGTTTTGTTAAAATAACTTTGGATGGAGAATCGGTTCAACGGATTACCTACCAGATTTTGCTGATTATATTTATTTAGTCTCCATCGGCGTCAACATAATCTACGCTGATATTTAAAGCCTGCAGCATATCTACTTTCATGAAGACTACATTTTTCTGGAGCTCGTCGTAGGTGACCAACATTTGATTATTATCCGTTTCAACCTGCTCCGATAAATTATTATTAAGGGACTGAGCTTCTTGACGAGCAGTTTCGAACTGAATGTTTATCAGAGTTTCCAGACTTTCGCCGTCTTTTGTGGTTTCCAAAAACTCGAGATATGAGCTTAGACTTTCACCCTTTTGTTCTGAACCGAAATGAGTACCGTTAAAAAAGTTCTGGGCTGCATCTAATGATTCCAGAAAAAGCTCTTTTGAGTATTCACCGCTGTAATAAGCTTCTACTCGATCACTAAGTGGAGATCCTGAAAAAACTCCTGCAGGAATACCAATTTTACCGGCCCGAAGTGCTTTTTCGTAGTAAAAAATGTAGTCGTTTACCATCATATTCAGAGATGAATTTGCCCCGTTTCCTGAATCGCTGACAAATTCATCGCGGTACACATTTTGCCAGTATTCCAATACTTCATCTGTGAGTGAATCGATTCGTATTGCCAAGTCTGTTACATAATTTTTGTAGGCCTCGGCGTCCTCATCCGTTGTGTAAAAAGAGAGAATGGACTGATCATTTTCTCCAAGTCCGTAAAGCACAAAATCGAGTGCCGGCAGACCTTGGGCTGCGTTCTGAGAAGGCAATTCGAAATTGTAAGTGTTGGTTTCAATATTTTCGAGAATCAGGCTCGTATCAGTAGGGTAGAGATTGATATTATCCCGGTAGCGTATTTCCATTGCACGCCCCATTTCAAACATGGAAACATGCTGCCATGCTTTGTAACTGGCAAGCCACTGCTCCCTGAAATCGTTTAATGTCTGCTCATTGGGTGAAGTTGTAAAATCATTTGCAGCCTCTTTTAAGCTCTCCGTTTCGGCCGCAAAATTTTCAAACGCAGGAAGGATGATATTATCTGCCCAGTTCTCGAGTATGGCCTGTCTGTCGAAATCTTGAACCTCTGAACCTGATGGCCCATTATCTGTACAGCCCCAGAGTAACACGGTACTAAAAAAGAGTAGAACTAATTTTTTCATGATGTTTATGTTTTTGAAAATAAAAACACCGTCCAAAATTTCTGCAGACGGTGTCTTAGCTATGCCGTTAAATTAGCTTGATGCCTCTTC
This is a stretch of genomic DNA from Rhodohalobacter barkolensis. It encodes these proteins:
- a CDS encoding imelysin family protein, which codes for MKKLVLLFFSTVLLWGCTDNGPSGSEVQDFDRQAILENWADNIILPAFENFAAETESLKEAANDFTTSPNEQTLNDFREQWLASYKAWQHVSMFEMGRAMEIRYRDNINLYPTDTSLILENIETNTYNFELPSQNAAQGLPALDFVLYGLGENDQSILSFYTTDEDAEAYKNYVTDLAIRIDSLTDEVLEYWQNVYRDEFVSDSGNGANSSLNMMVNDYIFYYEKALRAGKIGIPAGVFSGSPLSDRVEAYYSGEYSKELFLESLDAAQNFFNGTHFGSEQKGESLSSYLEFLETTKDGESLETLINIQFETARQEAQSLNNNLSEQVETDNNQMLVTYDELQKNVVFMKVDMLQALNISVDYVDADGD
- a CDS encoding HTTM domain-containing protein, which gives rise to MNRFSIQSYFNKTTDAAPLAVFRIFFGLLMLISIIRFAANGWIHKLYIEPEFFFSYYGFEWVQPLGEWTYLIFIICGASAIFVSLGYHYRVAIITFFLSFTYIELMDKTTYLNHYYFISILSFLMIFLPAHAYYSIDARRNEALRASRVPSWSIDSIKLLLGIVYFYAGLAKLNSDWLLRAMPLEIWLPSKYSLPLLGDLFQQSWTHYAFSWAGAIYDLTIPFLLLMKRTRLIAFGLVVIFHVLTRVLFPIGMFPYIMIVSALIFFDANLHHRILRIVSNWFSISKSYFDNSRSYSFSKPWLKKGTVTIISIFFLVQLLVPFRYLLYPGELFWTEQGYRFSWRVMLMEKTGYANFRVEDRGNGQSFYVDNNEFLTPFQEKQMSTQPDFILEYAHHLEKHYQSKGIEDPGIYVESYVALNGRGSQPYVRDDVDLTEINQSFKHRTWLYPFNDEIKGL